A window of Tursiops truncatus isolate mTurTru1 chromosome 8, mTurTru1.mat.Y, whole genome shotgun sequence contains these coding sequences:
- the LARGE2 gene encoding xylosyl- and glucuronyltransferase LARGE2 isoform X1 → MLPRGRPRALGAAALLLLLLVIGFFLFRGDLDCERSEREASGGGGDPRSLPRSLTPRVLPDERPRPRGTAAFDGDPPADPGGHNGSDCIPPRPRPPKCELLQVAIVCAGHNSSRDVITLVKSMLFYRKNPLHLHLVTDAVARNILETLFHMWMVPAVQISFYNADELKPQVSWIPNKHYSGLYGLMKLVLPSALPPDLARVIVLDTDVTFASNIAELWALFAHFSDKQVIGLVENQSDWYLGNLWRNHRPWPALGRGFNTGVILLRLDRLRQAGWEQMWKLTATRELLTLPATSLADQDIFNAIIKEHPWLVQPLPCVWNVQLSDHTLAERCYSEASDLKVIHWNSPKKLRVKNKHVESFRNLYLTFLEYDGNLLRRELFGCPRPPPPGAEQLQRALAQLDEEDACFEFRRQQLTVHRVHITFLPHKPPPPQPHDVTLVAQLSMDRMQMLEALCRHWPGPMSLALYLTDAEAQQFLRFVETSVVLSARQDVAYHVVYREGPLYPINQLRNVALAQALTPYVFLSDIDFLPAYSLYDYLRASIQQLELGSGRKAALVVPAFETLHYRFSFPSSKAELLALLDAGSLHTFRYHEWPRGHAPTDYARWREAQAPYHVQWAADYEPYVVVPRDCPRYDPRFAGFGWNKVAHVMELDAQEYELLVLPEAFVIHLPHAPSLDISRFRSSPTYRDCLQALKDEFHQDLSRRYGAAALKYLTALQQPRGPT, encoded by the exons ATGCTGCCCCGAGGGCGCCCCCGGGCGCTGGGGGCCGCAgcactgctgttgctgctgcttgTGATCGGTTTCTTCCTGTTCCGTGGGGACCTGGACTGTGAGCGCAGCGAGCGGGAGGCGAGTGGGGGCGGGGGTGACCCGAGATCCTTACCCAGGTCGCTAACGCCACGTGTACTTCCAGACGAGCGGCCGCGGCCGCGGGGGACTGCTGCCTTCGACGGAGACCCGCCGGCAGACCCCGGGGGCCACAACGGCTCGGATTGCATCCCGCCGCGGCCGCGGCCGCCCAAGTGCGAG CTCTTGCAGGTGGCTATCGTGTGTGCGGGTCATAACTCCAGCAGAGACGTCATCACCCTGGTGAAGTCCATGCTCTTCTACAG GAAAAATCCACTGCACCTCCACTTGGTGACTGACGCCGTGGCCAGGAACATCCTGGAGACGCTCTTTCACATGTGGATGGTGCCTGCTGTCCAGATCAGCTTCTACAACGCTGATGAGCTCAAG CCCCAGGTCTCCTGGATACCCAACAAGCACTACTCTGGCCTCTATGGGCTAATGAAGCTAGTGCTGCCCAGCGCCCTGCCCCCTGACCTGGCCCGTGTCATTGTCCTGGACACAGATGTCACCTTTGCCTCCAACATTGCAGAGCTCTGGGCACTCTTTGCTCACTTTTCTG ACAAACAAGTGATTGGTCTCGTGGAGAACCAGAGCGACTGGTACCTCGGCAACCTCTGGAGGAACCACAGGCCCTGGCCTGCCTTGGGCCGGGGATTTAACACAG GCGTGATCCTCCTGCGGCTGGACCGGCTCCGGCAGGCTGGCTGGGAGCAGATGTGGAAGCTGACAGCCACACGGGAGCTTCTCACCCTGCCTGCCACCTCACTGGCTGACCAG GACATCTTCAATGCCATAATCAAGGAGCACCCGTGGCTGGTGCAGCCCCTGCCCTGCGTCTGGAACGTGCAACTGTCAGACCACACGCTGGCTGAGCGCTGCTACTCAGAGGCGTCCGACCTCAAG GTGAtccactggaactcaccaaagaaGCTTCGCGTGAAGAACAAGCATGTGGAATCCTTCCGCAACCTCTACCTGACCTTCCTGGAGTACGATGGGAACCTGCTGCGGAGAGAGCTCTTTGGgtgcccccgcccgccccctccTGGGGCCGAGCAG TTGCAGCGGGCCCTGGCGCAACTGGACGAGGAGGACGCATGCTTTGAGTTCCGGCGGCAGCAGCTCACTGTGCACCGTGTGCACATCACCTTCCTGCCCCACAAGCCACCGCCCCCGCAGCCCCACGATGTCACCCTGGTGGCCCAGCTCTCCATGGACCG GATGCAGATGCTGGAAGCCCTGTGCAGGCACTGGCCGGGCCCCATGAGCCTGGCCTTGTACCTGACAGACGCAGAGGCCCAGCAGTTTCTGCGTTTCGTGGAGACCTCGGTGGTGCTCTCCGCCCGGCAGGATGTGGCCTACCACGTGGTGTACCGTGAAGGTCCCCTCTACCCCATCAACCAGCTTCGCAACGTGGCCTTGGCCCAGGCCCTCACACCTTACGTCTTCCTCAGTGACATTGACTTCCTCCCTGCCTACTCCCTCTACGACTACCTcag GGCCTCCATCCAGCAGCTGGAGCTGGGCAGCGGGCGGAAGGCAGCTCTGGTGGTGCCCGCATTTGAGACCCTGCACTACCGCTTCAGCTTCCCCAGTTCCAAGGCCGAGCTGCTGGCCTTGCTGGACGCTGGGTCTCTCCACACCTTCAG GTACCATGAGTGGCCCCGGGGTCACGCGCCCACAGACTATGCCCGCTGGCGAGAGGCTCAGGCCCCATACCACGTGCAGTGGGCAGCCGACTACGAGCCCTATGTGGTGGTGCCACGTGACTGCCCCCGCTACGACCCCCGCTTTGCGGGCTTCGGCTGGAACAAGGTGGCCCACGTCATGGAGCTGGACGCACAG GAATACGAGCTGCTGGTGCTGCCGGAGGCCTTCGTCATCCACCTGCCGCACGCCCCAAGCCTGGACATCTCCCGCTTCCGCTCCAGCCCCACCTATCGTGACTGCCTCCAGGCCCTCAAGGACGAGTTCCACCAGGATCTGTCCCGCCGATACGGGGCTGCTGCCCTCAAATACCTCACCGCCCTGCAGCAGCCCCGAGGCCCCACCTGA
- the LARGE2 gene encoding xylosyl- and glucuronyltransferase LARGE2 isoform X4, producing the protein MLPRGRPRALGAAALLLLLLVIGFFLFRGDLDYERPRPRGTAAFDGDPPADPGGHNGSDCIPPRPRPPKCELLQVAIVCAGHNSSRDVITLVKSMLFYRKNPLHLHLVTDAVARNILETLFHMWMVPAVQISFYNADELKPQVSWIPNKHYSGLYGLMKLVLPSALPPDLARVIVLDTDVTFASNIAELWALFAHFSDKQVIGLVENQSDWYLGNLWRNHRPWPALGRGFNTGVILLRLDRLRQAGWEQMWKLTATRELLTLPATSLADQDIFNAIIKEHPWLVQPLPCVWNVQLSDHTLAERCYSEASDLKVIHWNSPKKLRVKNKHVESFRNLYLTFLEYDGNLLRRELFGCPRPPPPGAEQLQRALAQLDEEDACFEFRRQQLTVHRVHITFLPHKPPPPQPHDVTLVAQLSMDRMQMLEALCRHWPGPMSLALYLTDAEAQQFLRFVETSVVLSARQDVAYHVVYREGPLYPINQLRNVALAQALTPYVFLSDIDFLPAYSLYDYLRASIQQLELGSGRKAALVVPAFETLHYRFSFPSSKAELLALLDAGSLHTFRYHEWPRGHAPTDYARWREAQAPYHVQWAADYEPYVVVPRDCPRYDPRFAGFGWNKVAHVMELDAQSCHLPPAQAATVRVPHPPGIRAAGAAGGLRHPPAARPKPGHLPLPLQPHLS; encoded by the exons ATGCTGCCCCGAGGGCGCCCCCGGGCGCTGGGGGCCGCAgcactgctgttgctgctgcttgTGATCGGTTTCTTCCTGTTCCGTGGGGACCTGGACT ACGAGCGGCCGCGGCCGCGGGGGACTGCTGCCTTCGACGGAGACCCGCCGGCAGACCCCGGGGGCCACAACGGCTCGGATTGCATCCCGCCGCGGCCGCGGCCGCCCAAGTGCGAG CTCTTGCAGGTGGCTATCGTGTGTGCGGGTCATAACTCCAGCAGAGACGTCATCACCCTGGTGAAGTCCATGCTCTTCTACAG GAAAAATCCACTGCACCTCCACTTGGTGACTGACGCCGTGGCCAGGAACATCCTGGAGACGCTCTTTCACATGTGGATGGTGCCTGCTGTCCAGATCAGCTTCTACAACGCTGATGAGCTCAAG CCCCAGGTCTCCTGGATACCCAACAAGCACTACTCTGGCCTCTATGGGCTAATGAAGCTAGTGCTGCCCAGCGCCCTGCCCCCTGACCTGGCCCGTGTCATTGTCCTGGACACAGATGTCACCTTTGCCTCCAACATTGCAGAGCTCTGGGCACTCTTTGCTCACTTTTCTG ACAAACAAGTGATTGGTCTCGTGGAGAACCAGAGCGACTGGTACCTCGGCAACCTCTGGAGGAACCACAGGCCCTGGCCTGCCTTGGGCCGGGGATTTAACACAG GCGTGATCCTCCTGCGGCTGGACCGGCTCCGGCAGGCTGGCTGGGAGCAGATGTGGAAGCTGACAGCCACACGGGAGCTTCTCACCCTGCCTGCCACCTCACTGGCTGACCAG GACATCTTCAATGCCATAATCAAGGAGCACCCGTGGCTGGTGCAGCCCCTGCCCTGCGTCTGGAACGTGCAACTGTCAGACCACACGCTGGCTGAGCGCTGCTACTCAGAGGCGTCCGACCTCAAG GTGAtccactggaactcaccaaagaaGCTTCGCGTGAAGAACAAGCATGTGGAATCCTTCCGCAACCTCTACCTGACCTTCCTGGAGTACGATGGGAACCTGCTGCGGAGAGAGCTCTTTGGgtgcccccgcccgccccctccTGGGGCCGAGCAG TTGCAGCGGGCCCTGGCGCAACTGGACGAGGAGGACGCATGCTTTGAGTTCCGGCGGCAGCAGCTCACTGTGCACCGTGTGCACATCACCTTCCTGCCCCACAAGCCACCGCCCCCGCAGCCCCACGATGTCACCCTGGTGGCCCAGCTCTCCATGGACCG GATGCAGATGCTGGAAGCCCTGTGCAGGCACTGGCCGGGCCCCATGAGCCTGGCCTTGTACCTGACAGACGCAGAGGCCCAGCAGTTTCTGCGTTTCGTGGAGACCTCGGTGGTGCTCTCCGCCCGGCAGGATGTGGCCTACCACGTGGTGTACCGTGAAGGTCCCCTCTACCCCATCAACCAGCTTCGCAACGTGGCCTTGGCCCAGGCCCTCACACCTTACGTCTTCCTCAGTGACATTGACTTCCTCCCTGCCTACTCCCTCTACGACTACCTcag GGCCTCCATCCAGCAGCTGGAGCTGGGCAGCGGGCGGAAGGCAGCTCTGGTGGTGCCCGCATTTGAGACCCTGCACTACCGCTTCAGCTTCCCCAGTTCCAAGGCCGAGCTGCTGGCCTTGCTGGACGCTGGGTCTCTCCACACCTTCAG GTACCATGAGTGGCCCCGGGGTCACGCGCCCACAGACTATGCCCGCTGGCGAGAGGCTCAGGCCCCATACCACGTGCAGTGGGCAGCCGACTACGAGCCCTATGTGGTGGTGCCACGTGACTGCCCCCGCTACGACCCCCGCTTTGCGGGCTTCGGCTGGAACAAGGTGGCCCACGTCATGGAGCTGGACGCACAG AGCTGCCATCTCCCCCCAGCCCAGGCAGCGACTGTCCGCGTGCCCCACCCCCCAGGAATACGAGCTGCTGGTGCTGCCGGAGGCCTTCGTCATCCACCTGCCGCACGCCCCAAGCCTGGACATCTCCCGCTTCCGCTCCAGCCCCACCTATCGTGA
- the LARGE2 gene encoding xylosyl- and glucuronyltransferase LARGE2 isoform X2: protein MLPRGRPRALGAAALLLLLLVIGFFLFRGDLDYERPRPRGTAAFDGDPPADPGGHNGSDCIPPRPRPPKCELLQVAIVCAGHNSSRDVITLVKSMLFYRKNPLHLHLVTDAVARNILETLFHMWMVPAVQISFYNADELKPQVSWIPNKHYSGLYGLMKLVLPSALPPDLARVIVLDTDVTFASNIAELWALFAHFSDKQVIGLVENQSDWYLGNLWRNHRPWPALGRGFNTGVILLRLDRLRQAGWEQMWKLTATRELLTLPATSLADQDIFNAIIKEHPWLVQPLPCVWNVQLSDHTLAERCYSEASDLKVIHWNSPKKLRVKNKHVESFRNLYLTFLEYDGNLLRRELFGCPRPPPPGAEQLQRALAQLDEEDACFEFRRQQLTVHRVHITFLPHKPPPPQPHDVTLVAQLSMDRMQMLEALCRHWPGPMSLALYLTDAEAQQFLRFVETSVVLSARQDVAYHVVYREGPLYPINQLRNVALAQALTPYVFLSDIDFLPAYSLYDYLRASIQQLELGSGRKAALVVPAFETLHYRFSFPSSKAELLALLDAGSLHTFRYHEWPRGHAPTDYARWREAQAPYHVQWAADYEPYVVVPRDCPRYDPRFAGFGWNKVAHVMELDAQPRQRLSACPTPQEYELLVLPEAFVIHLPHAPSLDISRFRSSPTYRDCLQALKDEFHQDLSRRYGAAALKYLTALQQPRGPT from the exons ATGCTGCCCCGAGGGCGCCCCCGGGCGCTGGGGGCCGCAgcactgctgttgctgctgcttgTGATCGGTTTCTTCCTGTTCCGTGGGGACCTGGACT ACGAGCGGCCGCGGCCGCGGGGGACTGCTGCCTTCGACGGAGACCCGCCGGCAGACCCCGGGGGCCACAACGGCTCGGATTGCATCCCGCCGCGGCCGCGGCCGCCCAAGTGCGAG CTCTTGCAGGTGGCTATCGTGTGTGCGGGTCATAACTCCAGCAGAGACGTCATCACCCTGGTGAAGTCCATGCTCTTCTACAG GAAAAATCCACTGCACCTCCACTTGGTGACTGACGCCGTGGCCAGGAACATCCTGGAGACGCTCTTTCACATGTGGATGGTGCCTGCTGTCCAGATCAGCTTCTACAACGCTGATGAGCTCAAG CCCCAGGTCTCCTGGATACCCAACAAGCACTACTCTGGCCTCTATGGGCTAATGAAGCTAGTGCTGCCCAGCGCCCTGCCCCCTGACCTGGCCCGTGTCATTGTCCTGGACACAGATGTCACCTTTGCCTCCAACATTGCAGAGCTCTGGGCACTCTTTGCTCACTTTTCTG ACAAACAAGTGATTGGTCTCGTGGAGAACCAGAGCGACTGGTACCTCGGCAACCTCTGGAGGAACCACAGGCCCTGGCCTGCCTTGGGCCGGGGATTTAACACAG GCGTGATCCTCCTGCGGCTGGACCGGCTCCGGCAGGCTGGCTGGGAGCAGATGTGGAAGCTGACAGCCACACGGGAGCTTCTCACCCTGCCTGCCACCTCACTGGCTGACCAG GACATCTTCAATGCCATAATCAAGGAGCACCCGTGGCTGGTGCAGCCCCTGCCCTGCGTCTGGAACGTGCAACTGTCAGACCACACGCTGGCTGAGCGCTGCTACTCAGAGGCGTCCGACCTCAAG GTGAtccactggaactcaccaaagaaGCTTCGCGTGAAGAACAAGCATGTGGAATCCTTCCGCAACCTCTACCTGACCTTCCTGGAGTACGATGGGAACCTGCTGCGGAGAGAGCTCTTTGGgtgcccccgcccgccccctccTGGGGCCGAGCAG TTGCAGCGGGCCCTGGCGCAACTGGACGAGGAGGACGCATGCTTTGAGTTCCGGCGGCAGCAGCTCACTGTGCACCGTGTGCACATCACCTTCCTGCCCCACAAGCCACCGCCCCCGCAGCCCCACGATGTCACCCTGGTGGCCCAGCTCTCCATGGACCG GATGCAGATGCTGGAAGCCCTGTGCAGGCACTGGCCGGGCCCCATGAGCCTGGCCTTGTACCTGACAGACGCAGAGGCCCAGCAGTTTCTGCGTTTCGTGGAGACCTCGGTGGTGCTCTCCGCCCGGCAGGATGTGGCCTACCACGTGGTGTACCGTGAAGGTCCCCTCTACCCCATCAACCAGCTTCGCAACGTGGCCTTGGCCCAGGCCCTCACACCTTACGTCTTCCTCAGTGACATTGACTTCCTCCCTGCCTACTCCCTCTACGACTACCTcag GGCCTCCATCCAGCAGCTGGAGCTGGGCAGCGGGCGGAAGGCAGCTCTGGTGGTGCCCGCATTTGAGACCCTGCACTACCGCTTCAGCTTCCCCAGTTCCAAGGCCGAGCTGCTGGCCTTGCTGGACGCTGGGTCTCTCCACACCTTCAG GTACCATGAGTGGCCCCGGGGTCACGCGCCCACAGACTATGCCCGCTGGCGAGAGGCTCAGGCCCCATACCACGTGCAGTGGGCAGCCGACTACGAGCCCTATGTGGTGGTGCCACGTGACTGCCCCCGCTACGACCCCCGCTTTGCGGGCTTCGGCTGGAACAAGGTGGCCCACGTCATGGAGCTGGACGCACAG CCCAGGCAGCGACTGTCCGCGTGCCCCACCCCCCAGGAATACGAGCTGCTGGTGCTGCCGGAGGCCTTCGTCATCCACCTGCCGCACGCCCCAAGCCTGGACATCTCCCGCTTCCGCTCCAGCCCCACCTATCGTGACTGCCTCCAGGCCCTCAAGGACGAGTTCCACCAGGATCTGTCCCGCCGATACGGGGCTGCTGCCCTCAAATACCTCACCGCCCTGCAGCAGCCCCGAGGCCCCACCTGA
- the LARGE2 gene encoding xylosyl- and glucuronyltransferase LARGE2 isoform X3, whose protein sequence is MLPRGRPRALGAAALLLLLLVIGFFLFRGDLDYERPRPRGTAAFDGDPPADPGGHNGSDCIPPRPRPPKCELLQVAIVCAGHNSSRDVITLVKSMLFYRKNPLHLHLVTDAVARNILETLFHMWMVPAVQISFYNADELKPQVSWIPNKHYSGLYGLMKLVLPSALPPDLARVIVLDTDVTFASNIAELWALFAHFSDKQVIGLVENQSDWYLGNLWRNHRPWPALGRGFNTGVILLRLDRLRQAGWEQMWKLTATRELLTLPATSLADQDIFNAIIKEHPWLVQPLPCVWNVQLSDHTLAERCYSEASDLKVIHWNSPKKLRVKNKHVESFRNLYLTFLEYDGNLLRRELFGCPRPPPPGAEQLQRALAQLDEEDACFEFRRQQLTVHRVHITFLPHKPPPPQPHDVTLVAQLSMDRMQMLEALCRHWPGPMSLALYLTDAEAQQFLRFVETSVVLSARQDVAYHVVYREGPLYPINQLRNVALAQALTPYVFLSDIDFLPAYSLYDYLRASIQQLELGSGRKAALVVPAFETLHYRFSFPSSKAELLALLDAGSLHTFRYHEWPRGHAPTDYARWREAQAPYHVQWAADYEPYVVVPRDCPRYDPRFAGFGWNKVAHVMELDAQEYELLVLPEAFVIHLPHAPSLDISRFRSSPTYRDCLQALKDEFHQDLSRRYGAAALKYLTALQQPRGPT, encoded by the exons ATGCTGCCCCGAGGGCGCCCCCGGGCGCTGGGGGCCGCAgcactgctgttgctgctgcttgTGATCGGTTTCTTCCTGTTCCGTGGGGACCTGGACT ACGAGCGGCCGCGGCCGCGGGGGACTGCTGCCTTCGACGGAGACCCGCCGGCAGACCCCGGGGGCCACAACGGCTCGGATTGCATCCCGCCGCGGCCGCGGCCGCCCAAGTGCGAG CTCTTGCAGGTGGCTATCGTGTGTGCGGGTCATAACTCCAGCAGAGACGTCATCACCCTGGTGAAGTCCATGCTCTTCTACAG GAAAAATCCACTGCACCTCCACTTGGTGACTGACGCCGTGGCCAGGAACATCCTGGAGACGCTCTTTCACATGTGGATGGTGCCTGCTGTCCAGATCAGCTTCTACAACGCTGATGAGCTCAAG CCCCAGGTCTCCTGGATACCCAACAAGCACTACTCTGGCCTCTATGGGCTAATGAAGCTAGTGCTGCCCAGCGCCCTGCCCCCTGACCTGGCCCGTGTCATTGTCCTGGACACAGATGTCACCTTTGCCTCCAACATTGCAGAGCTCTGGGCACTCTTTGCTCACTTTTCTG ACAAACAAGTGATTGGTCTCGTGGAGAACCAGAGCGACTGGTACCTCGGCAACCTCTGGAGGAACCACAGGCCCTGGCCTGCCTTGGGCCGGGGATTTAACACAG GCGTGATCCTCCTGCGGCTGGACCGGCTCCGGCAGGCTGGCTGGGAGCAGATGTGGAAGCTGACAGCCACACGGGAGCTTCTCACCCTGCCTGCCACCTCACTGGCTGACCAG GACATCTTCAATGCCATAATCAAGGAGCACCCGTGGCTGGTGCAGCCCCTGCCCTGCGTCTGGAACGTGCAACTGTCAGACCACACGCTGGCTGAGCGCTGCTACTCAGAGGCGTCCGACCTCAAG GTGAtccactggaactcaccaaagaaGCTTCGCGTGAAGAACAAGCATGTGGAATCCTTCCGCAACCTCTACCTGACCTTCCTGGAGTACGATGGGAACCTGCTGCGGAGAGAGCTCTTTGGgtgcccccgcccgccccctccTGGGGCCGAGCAG TTGCAGCGGGCCCTGGCGCAACTGGACGAGGAGGACGCATGCTTTGAGTTCCGGCGGCAGCAGCTCACTGTGCACCGTGTGCACATCACCTTCCTGCCCCACAAGCCACCGCCCCCGCAGCCCCACGATGTCACCCTGGTGGCCCAGCTCTCCATGGACCG GATGCAGATGCTGGAAGCCCTGTGCAGGCACTGGCCGGGCCCCATGAGCCTGGCCTTGTACCTGACAGACGCAGAGGCCCAGCAGTTTCTGCGTTTCGTGGAGACCTCGGTGGTGCTCTCCGCCCGGCAGGATGTGGCCTACCACGTGGTGTACCGTGAAGGTCCCCTCTACCCCATCAACCAGCTTCGCAACGTGGCCTTGGCCCAGGCCCTCACACCTTACGTCTTCCTCAGTGACATTGACTTCCTCCCTGCCTACTCCCTCTACGACTACCTcag GGCCTCCATCCAGCAGCTGGAGCTGGGCAGCGGGCGGAAGGCAGCTCTGGTGGTGCCCGCATTTGAGACCCTGCACTACCGCTTCAGCTTCCCCAGTTCCAAGGCCGAGCTGCTGGCCTTGCTGGACGCTGGGTCTCTCCACACCTTCAG GTACCATGAGTGGCCCCGGGGTCACGCGCCCACAGACTATGCCCGCTGGCGAGAGGCTCAGGCCCCATACCACGTGCAGTGGGCAGCCGACTACGAGCCCTATGTGGTGGTGCCACGTGACTGCCCCCGCTACGACCCCCGCTTTGCGGGCTTCGGCTGGAACAAGGTGGCCCACGTCATGGAGCTGGACGCACAG GAATACGAGCTGCTGGTGCTGCCGGAGGCCTTCGTCATCCACCTGCCGCACGCCCCAAGCCTGGACATCTCCCGCTTCCGCTCCAGCCCCACCTATCGTGACTGCCTCCAGGCCCTCAAGGACGAGTTCCACCAGGATCTGTCCCGCCGATACGGGGCTGCTGCCCTCAAATACCTCACCGCCCTGCAGCAGCCCCGAGGCCCCACCTGA
- the LARGE2 gene encoding xylosyl- and glucuronyltransferase LARGE2 isoform X5, whose protein sequence is MLPRGRPRALGAAALLLLLLVIGFFLFRGDLDYERPRPRGTAAFDGDPPADPGGHNGSDCIPPRPRPPKCELLQVAIVCAGHNSSRDVITLVKSMLFYRKNPLHLHLVTDAVARNILETLFHMWMVPAVQISFYNADELKPQVSWIPNKHYSGLYGLMKLVLPSALPPDLARVIVLDTDVTFASNIAELWALFAHFSGVILLRLDRLRQAGWEQMWKLTATRELLTLPATSLADQDIFNAIIKEHPWLVQPLPCVWNVQLSDHTLAERCYSEASDLKVIHWNSPKKLRVKNKHVESFRNLYLTFLEYDGNLLRRELFGCPRPPPPGAEQLQRALAQLDEEDACFEFRRQQLTVHRVHITFLPHKPPPPQPHDVTLVAQLSMDRMQMLEALCRHWPGPMSLALYLTDAEAQQFLRFVETSVVLSARQDVAYHVVYREGPLYPINQLRNVALAQALTPYVFLSDIDFLPAYSLYDYLRASIQQLELGSGRKAALVVPAFETLHYRFSFPSSKAELLALLDAGSLHTFRYHEWPRGHAPTDYARWREAQAPYHVQWAADYEPYVVVPRDCPRYDPRFAGFGWNKVAHVMELDAQPRQRLSACPTPQEYELLVLPEAFVIHLPHAPSLDISRFRSSPTYRDCLQALKDEFHQDLSRRYGAAALKYLTALQQPRGPT, encoded by the exons ATGCTGCCCCGAGGGCGCCCCCGGGCGCTGGGGGCCGCAgcactgctgttgctgctgcttgTGATCGGTTTCTTCCTGTTCCGTGGGGACCTGGACT ACGAGCGGCCGCGGCCGCGGGGGACTGCTGCCTTCGACGGAGACCCGCCGGCAGACCCCGGGGGCCACAACGGCTCGGATTGCATCCCGCCGCGGCCGCGGCCGCCCAAGTGCGAG CTCTTGCAGGTGGCTATCGTGTGTGCGGGTCATAACTCCAGCAGAGACGTCATCACCCTGGTGAAGTCCATGCTCTTCTACAG GAAAAATCCACTGCACCTCCACTTGGTGACTGACGCCGTGGCCAGGAACATCCTGGAGACGCTCTTTCACATGTGGATGGTGCCTGCTGTCCAGATCAGCTTCTACAACGCTGATGAGCTCAAG CCCCAGGTCTCCTGGATACCCAACAAGCACTACTCTGGCCTCTATGGGCTAATGAAGCTAGTGCTGCCCAGCGCCCTGCCCCCTGACCTGGCCCGTGTCATTGTCCTGGACACAGATGTCACCTTTGCCTCCAACATTGCAGAGCTCTGGGCACTCTTTGCTCACTTTTCTG GCGTGATCCTCCTGCGGCTGGACCGGCTCCGGCAGGCTGGCTGGGAGCAGATGTGGAAGCTGACAGCCACACGGGAGCTTCTCACCCTGCCTGCCACCTCACTGGCTGACCAG GACATCTTCAATGCCATAATCAAGGAGCACCCGTGGCTGGTGCAGCCCCTGCCCTGCGTCTGGAACGTGCAACTGTCAGACCACACGCTGGCTGAGCGCTGCTACTCAGAGGCGTCCGACCTCAAG GTGAtccactggaactcaccaaagaaGCTTCGCGTGAAGAACAAGCATGTGGAATCCTTCCGCAACCTCTACCTGACCTTCCTGGAGTACGATGGGAACCTGCTGCGGAGAGAGCTCTTTGGgtgcccccgcccgccccctccTGGGGCCGAGCAG TTGCAGCGGGCCCTGGCGCAACTGGACGAGGAGGACGCATGCTTTGAGTTCCGGCGGCAGCAGCTCACTGTGCACCGTGTGCACATCACCTTCCTGCCCCACAAGCCACCGCCCCCGCAGCCCCACGATGTCACCCTGGTGGCCCAGCTCTCCATGGACCG GATGCAGATGCTGGAAGCCCTGTGCAGGCACTGGCCGGGCCCCATGAGCCTGGCCTTGTACCTGACAGACGCAGAGGCCCAGCAGTTTCTGCGTTTCGTGGAGACCTCGGTGGTGCTCTCCGCCCGGCAGGATGTGGCCTACCACGTGGTGTACCGTGAAGGTCCCCTCTACCCCATCAACCAGCTTCGCAACGTGGCCTTGGCCCAGGCCCTCACACCTTACGTCTTCCTCAGTGACATTGACTTCCTCCCTGCCTACTCCCTCTACGACTACCTcag GGCCTCCATCCAGCAGCTGGAGCTGGGCAGCGGGCGGAAGGCAGCTCTGGTGGTGCCCGCATTTGAGACCCTGCACTACCGCTTCAGCTTCCCCAGTTCCAAGGCCGAGCTGCTGGCCTTGCTGGACGCTGGGTCTCTCCACACCTTCAG GTACCATGAGTGGCCCCGGGGTCACGCGCCCACAGACTATGCCCGCTGGCGAGAGGCTCAGGCCCCATACCACGTGCAGTGGGCAGCCGACTACGAGCCCTATGTGGTGGTGCCACGTGACTGCCCCCGCTACGACCCCCGCTTTGCGGGCTTCGGCTGGAACAAGGTGGCCCACGTCATGGAGCTGGACGCACAG CCCAGGCAGCGACTGTCCGCGTGCCCCACCCCCCAGGAATACGAGCTGCTGGTGCTGCCGGAGGCCTTCGTCATCCACCTGCCGCACGCCCCAAGCCTGGACATCTCCCGCTTCCGCTCCAGCCCCACCTATCGTGACTGCCTCCAGGCCCTCAAGGACGAGTTCCACCAGGATCTGTCCCGCCGATACGGGGCTGCTGCCCTCAAATACCTCACCGCCCTGCAGCAGCCCCGAGGCCCCACCTGA